In Rhodococcus rhodochrous, a single genomic region encodes these proteins:
- a CDS encoding ABC transporter ATP-binding protein, whose protein sequence is MTVSPTASPQPDAERTDTERLGTVALLRRVARLVPSVRTGLAATLAFAAFAAVGRIVVPVVVQYTIDHGLLTAVTSEERTRIVVRCALLGMAAVLVAGVGSSLMNRRLISTVEDVVSALRIRVLDHTLRLPPTRLESGAQGGFVARSTDDLDAVTVFAQGGGMTLVQNLTQMTIAFVVMAVYSWPLAILAALVACVVPLVGRYVQRIIAGRFDVVRSRIGQLYAAFAETLTGIDTIRAAGAVERVRTRLHSRIDATADAQVRTLLPMSASFSVGQSIDTLITIAVMCGGVVLGLGTSGVGSSITVGTVVAFVFLVTFFVRPLQFAVNTLADAKNSEAGLRRVLAILDLETDAVAQEIATPLRPGMFDVDIDTVEVGYVPGRPVLSGLDLRIGAGQQVAVVGETGSGKSTFAKLLTRQLHPTTGTVRFAGVDVASIGDESLARRVAVVPQDPFLFDRSVLENIAVARPGADRHDVEAILAELGLDDWARDLPHGLDTRTGQRGEALSVGERQLVALARTALVDPDLLVLDEATSGVDAGTDVRLQRALTSIGRGRTTVTIAHRLHSARVTDRILVFDRGRIVEDGTHDELVATGRLYARLQDAWSFRSTLV, encoded by the coding sequence ATGACCGTGTCCCCCACCGCATCCCCACAACCGGACGCCGAAAGGACCGACACCGAACGACTCGGCACCGTCGCGTTGCTCCGCCGCGTCGCCCGACTCGTCCCGTCGGTGCGGACCGGCCTGGCCGCCACCCTGGCGTTCGCCGCGTTCGCGGCGGTGGGACGCATCGTCGTTCCCGTCGTGGTGCAGTACACGATCGATCACGGTCTGCTCACCGCGGTCACCTCCGAGGAGCGCACCCGGATCGTCGTCCGGTGCGCGCTCCTGGGAATGGCGGCCGTGCTGGTCGCGGGCGTCGGCTCGTCGCTGATGAACCGTCGTCTGATCTCGACCGTCGAGGACGTCGTGTCCGCCCTGCGGATCCGGGTGCTCGACCACACCCTGCGGCTGCCTCCCACCCGTCTGGAATCCGGCGCGCAGGGCGGCTTCGTCGCGCGGAGCACCGACGACCTCGATGCGGTGACGGTGTTCGCCCAGGGTGGCGGCATGACCCTCGTCCAGAACCTGACCCAGATGACGATCGCGTTCGTCGTCATGGCGGTGTACTCGTGGCCGCTGGCGATCCTGGCGGCGCTGGTCGCGTGCGTCGTGCCGCTCGTCGGCCGCTACGTGCAGCGGATCATCGCGGGCCGGTTCGACGTGGTGCGCTCGCGGATCGGGCAGCTGTACGCGGCGTTCGCGGAGACCCTCACCGGGATCGACACGATCCGGGCCGCCGGCGCCGTCGAGCGGGTCCGGACCCGGTTGCATTCGCGGATCGATGCGACGGCGGACGCACAGGTCCGCACGCTGCTGCCGATGAGCGCCTCGTTCTCCGTCGGCCAGAGCATCGACACACTCATCACGATCGCGGTGATGTGCGGCGGGGTCGTGCTCGGCCTCGGCACCTCCGGTGTGGGTTCGTCGATCACCGTGGGGACGGTGGTCGCCTTCGTCTTCCTCGTGACGTTCTTCGTCCGTCCCCTGCAGTTCGCCGTCAACACGCTCGCCGACGCCAAGAACTCGGAGGCGGGACTGCGCCGGGTGCTCGCGATCCTCGACCTGGAGACCGACGCGGTCGCACAGGAGATCGCGACGCCGCTGCGACCCGGGATGTTCGACGTCGACATCGACACCGTCGAGGTGGGCTACGTCCCCGGACGCCCGGTCCTGAGCGGGCTGGACCTGCGGATCGGTGCCGGGCAGCAGGTCGCGGTGGTGGGCGAGACCGGTTCGGGCAAGAGCACCTTCGCCAAGCTGCTCACCCGGCAACTGCACCCCACGACCGGTACCGTCCGCTTCGCCGGTGTCGACGTCGCGAGCATCGGCGACGAGTCGCTCGCCCGGCGTGTCGCCGTGGTCCCCCAGGATCCCTTCCTGTTCGATCGCAGCGTCCTCGAGAACATCGCCGTCGCCCGTCCGGGAGCCGACCGGCACGACGTCGAAGCGATCCTTGCCGAGCTGGGGCTCGACGACTGGGCCCGCGACCTGCCGCACGGCCTCGACACCCGCACCGGCCAGCGCGGTGAGGCGCTGTCGGTCGGCGAACGCCAGCTCGTCGCGCTGGCACGCACCGCGCTCGTCGACCCCGACCTGCTGGTCCTCGACGAGGCCACCAGCGGTGTCGATGCCGGAACCGACGTGCGCCTGCAAAGGGCGCTGACATCGATCGGACGGGGACGCACCACGGTGACGATCGCCCACCGCCTGCACAGTGCGCGGGTCACCGATCGAATCCTGGTGTTCGACCGGGGCCGGATCGTCGAGGACGGCACGCACGACGAGCTGGTCGCCACGGGCAGGCTCTACGCCCGGCTGCAGGACGCCTGGTCGTTCCGGTCGACGCTCGTGTGA
- a CDS encoding ABC transporter ATP-binding protein translates to MAPNRPVAREPLRGATFRAGIAMMVEDCRRFPVPAAVAIGASIANGLCTVLFADVIGSATDDLVLGSFERGELSTGVAVATALALIGVALLRVLSIVTRTFAGGTVQFRGLARTRTRLADHYLDSGSRWHRGHPTGRLLAHAVSDADSAHAPMQHFPFAVGMTGMLLAVLVQVFRTDTRLGVIAAVLIPALIATNVVYQRVLSPRARQVQSRRAEVAALAHEAIAGAQVIRTLGATDDETRRFAGAAHELARANRSAGRVGAIFDPLIELTPSFAVLVVLLVGVVRIEAGAVTIGALVSVVYLLLTMAMPLGVIGRFLAVLPAGVVGRRRVEAVLAESESEPSGSASVPHSVAPARLRADAVSYRFADADRPAVDSVDLDLRPGRIVALVGRNGSGKSTLVALLTRLFPPTSGTVTLDDVDLATTPPGHTARHVALVTQTPFVFAGSVRDNLTLWDDGIDEAAVRRALALAEAGFVDELPDGLDTVIGDGHARLSGGQRQRIALARALVRRPRVLVLDDATSALDPAVERAVVDNLRAEFSQGRSETTILVVAHRPAMISLADEVVFVDQGRVVATGTHAGLAASVPAYRDLVTAYDDNARTAELEGATR, encoded by the coding sequence GTGGCACCGAACCGCCCTGTTGCCCGTGAACCGCTCCGCGGAGCCACCTTCCGGGCAGGGATCGCGATGATGGTCGAGGACTGTCGCCGATTCCCCGTCCCCGCGGCGGTCGCGATCGGCGCGAGCATCGCCAACGGCCTGTGCACGGTGCTGTTCGCCGACGTGATCGGCTCGGCCACCGACGATCTCGTCCTCGGGAGCTTCGAACGCGGCGAGCTGTCCACCGGCGTCGCTGTGGCAACGGCCCTCGCGTTGATCGGCGTCGCCCTGTTGCGCGTCCTGAGCATCGTGACCCGCACGTTCGCGGGAGGCACCGTCCAGTTCCGCGGACTGGCCCGCACGCGCACGCGCCTGGCCGATCACTATCTCGATTCCGGATCGCGCTGGCACCGAGGTCATCCCACCGGTCGCCTGCTCGCCCATGCCGTCTCCGACGCCGACTCCGCCCACGCCCCGATGCAGCACTTCCCGTTCGCGGTCGGCATGACCGGCATGCTCCTGGCGGTGCTCGTCCAGGTCTTCCGCACGGACACCCGGCTCGGTGTGATCGCGGCCGTGCTCATCCCCGCGCTCATCGCGACGAACGTGGTCTACCAACGGGTCCTGTCGCCGCGCGCCCGGCAGGTGCAGTCGCGCCGCGCCGAGGTCGCCGCGCTCGCGCACGAGGCGATCGCCGGCGCCCAGGTCATCCGCACGCTCGGAGCGACCGACGACGAGACGCGGCGATTCGCCGGCGCCGCACACGAACTCGCGAGGGCCAATCGGTCCGCGGGTCGTGTCGGGGCGATCTTCGACCCGCTCATCGAACTGACCCCGTCGTTCGCGGTCCTCGTGGTCCTGCTCGTGGGCGTGGTGCGGATCGAGGCCGGTGCGGTGACCATCGGCGCTCTGGTCTCGGTCGTCTACCTGCTGCTCACCATGGCGATGCCGCTCGGTGTCATCGGCCGCTTCCTCGCCGTCCTGCCGGCCGGTGTGGTCGGTCGCCGCCGCGTCGAGGCGGTCCTGGCCGAGTCCGAATCGGAGCCGTCCGGCTCGGCCTCCGTCCCCCACTCGGTAGCTCCGGCCCGTCTGCGCGCCGATGCCGTCTCCTACCGCTTCGCCGACGCCGACCGGCCCGCTGTCGACTCGGTCGACCTGGATCTGCGCCCGGGACGCATCGTGGCGCTCGTCGGGCGCAACGGTTCCGGCAAGTCCACCCTCGTCGCGCTGCTCACTCGTCTGTTCCCGCCCACCTCGGGCACCGTGACCCTCGACGACGTCGACCTGGCCACGACACCACCCGGTCACACGGCACGACACGTCGCTCTCGTCACCCAGACCCCGTTCGTCTTCGCCGGATCCGTGCGCGACAACCTCACCCTGTGGGACGACGGGATCGACGAGGCAGCGGTCCGTCGCGCGCTCGCGCTCGCCGAGGCCGGCTTCGTCGACGAACTGCCGGACGGTCTCGACACCGTGATCGGCGACGGTCACGCGCGGTTGTCCGGCGGCCAGCGTCAGCGCATCGCCCTCGCTCGGGCACTCGTGCGGCGACCCCGTGTGCTCGTCCTCGACGACGCCACGTCCGCGCTCGATCCCGCCGTGGAGCGTGCCGTCGTCGACAACCTGCGGGCGGAGTTCTCGCAGGGACGATCGGAGACCACGATCCTCGTCGTCGCACACCGTCCGGCGATGATCTCACTCGCCGACGAGGTGGTCTTCGTCGATCAGGGCCGGGTGGTCGCGACCGGCACTCACGCCGGTCTCGCGGCATCGGTGCCCGCCTACCGCGATCTGGTGACGGCCTACGACGACAATGCACGCACGGCCGAACTCGAGGGGGCGACCCGATGA
- the pdxS gene encoding pyridoxal 5'-phosphate synthase lyase subunit PdxS — protein sequence MTSPDTAPVTGTARVKRGMAEMLKGGVIMDVVTPEQAKIAEDAGAVAVMALERVPADIRAQGGVSRMSDPDMIDGIIEAVSIPVMAKARIGHFVEAQILQALGVDYIDESEVLTPADYENHIDKFAFTVPFVCGATNLGEALRRINEGAAMIRSKGEAGTGDVSNATTHMRRIRQEIRRLTSLPEDELYVAAKELQAPYDLVVEVARAGKLPVTLFTAGGIATPADAAMMMQLGAEGVFVGSGIFKSGNPAQRAAAIVKATTFHDDPDVLAKVSRGLGEAMVGINVDEIPQPHRLAERGW from the coding sequence GTGACCAGCCCCGATACCGCCCCCGTCACCGGCACCGCCCGCGTCAAGCGCGGCATGGCCGAGATGCTCAAGGGCGGGGTGATCATGGACGTGGTGACCCCCGAGCAGGCGAAGATCGCCGAGGACGCCGGCGCGGTGGCGGTCATGGCCCTCGAACGCGTGCCCGCCGACATCCGCGCGCAGGGCGGCGTGTCGCGCATGAGCGATCCCGACATGATCGACGGCATCATCGAGGCCGTCTCGATCCCCGTCATGGCCAAGGCGCGCATCGGCCACTTCGTCGAGGCGCAGATCCTGCAGGCCCTCGGGGTCGACTACATCGACGAGTCGGAGGTGCTCACCCCCGCCGACTACGAGAACCACATCGACAAGTTCGCGTTCACCGTGCCGTTCGTGTGCGGCGCCACGAATCTCGGTGAGGCACTGCGCCGTATCAACGAGGGTGCGGCGATGATCCGCTCGAAGGGCGAGGCCGGCACCGGCGACGTCTCGAACGCCACGACCCACATGCGCCGGATCCGCCAGGAGATCCGGCGCCTGACCTCGCTTCCCGAGGACGAGCTCTACGTCGCCGCCAAGGAATTGCAGGCCCCCTACGACCTCGTCGTCGAGGTCGCCCGCGCCGGCAAGCTGCCCGTCACCCTCTTCACCGCCGGTGGCATCGCCACCCCCGCCGACGCCGCGATGATGATGCAGCTCGGGGCCGAGGGCGTGTTCGTCGGATCCGGAATCTTCAAGTCGGGCAACCCTGCCCAGCGTGCGGCCGCGATCGTCAAGGCCACCACCTTCCACGACGATCCCGACGTGCTCGCGAAGGTCTCGCGGGGTCTCGGCGAGGCGATGGTCGGTATCAACGTCGACGAGATCCCGCAGCCGCACCGGCTCGCCGAACGCGGCTGGTGA
- a CDS encoding SpoIIE family protein phosphatase: protein MTATTDRTLDPRIRHGDALYDNAPCGFLTTLPDGRITEVNRTLTDWLGFPSDELVGKRYFSDLLSVGGRIYHETHYAPLLLMHGQINGIALELVRADRTRLPVLAASVVEPDAEGRPALIRTMLFDARERRAYETELLRARREAELERERLRKINATLQATLLPPSLPAVPGLEVDAYYHIASPDEVGGDFYDLFPARAGTWGLFLGDVCGKGARAAAVTSIVRYTLRAAAVYETFPSAALRTLNTTLLDERDSETRAPFCTLTFGTVAPDPDTGRVDIRLASGGHPPPLLVRANGNVDYLPTIGGQLIGMLPTPRLVEHTFALRPGDTLLLYTDGVTEALVSGETRERYGEDRLLDHVRASKPTSAAESVGAVREALATLGAGVQDDVALLAMHAPR from the coding sequence GTGACGGCGACGACCGATCGGACCCTCGATCCCCGTATCCGACACGGCGATGCGCTGTACGACAACGCGCCGTGCGGATTCCTGACGACGCTCCCGGACGGACGGATCACGGAGGTGAACCGGACGTTGACGGACTGGCTCGGGTTCCCGAGCGACGAACTGGTCGGCAAGCGGTACTTCTCGGACCTGCTCAGCGTGGGCGGCCGTATCTACCACGAGACCCATTACGCGCCGCTCCTGCTCATGCACGGGCAGATCAACGGGATCGCTCTCGAACTCGTCCGTGCCGACCGGACCCGGCTTCCGGTCCTGGCCGCCTCGGTGGTCGAGCCGGACGCCGAGGGCAGGCCCGCGCTGATCCGCACGATGCTGTTCGATGCGCGCGAGCGCCGCGCCTACGAGACAGAACTGCTCCGTGCCCGTCGCGAGGCGGAACTCGAGCGTGAGCGGCTCCGCAAGATCAACGCCACGCTCCAGGCGACCCTGCTTCCACCGAGCCTGCCCGCGGTACCGGGACTCGAGGTCGACGCGTACTACCACATCGCGTCCCCCGACGAGGTCGGCGGCGACTTCTACGACCTGTTCCCCGCGCGCGCCGGCACGTGGGGGCTGTTCCTCGGCGATGTGTGCGGAAAGGGCGCTCGCGCAGCGGCGGTGACGTCGATCGTCCGCTACACGCTGCGCGCCGCGGCGGTCTACGAGACGTTCCCGTCCGCGGCGCTCAGGACGCTCAACACCACCCTGCTCGACGAACGCGACAGCGAGACGCGAGCCCCCTTCTGCACGCTCACCTTCGGTACGGTCGCTCCCGATCCGGATACGGGACGGGTCGACATCCGTCTCGCCTCGGGTGGGCATCCGCCGCCGCTCCTCGTGCGCGCCAACGGCAACGTCGACTATCTCCCCACGATCGGCGGACAGCTGATCGGGATGCTGCCCACGCCGCGACTCGTCGAGCATACCTTCGCGCTGCGCCCCGGCGACACGCTGCTGCTGTACACCGACGGGGTGACCGAGGCGCTCGTCTCCGGCGAGACCCGTGAACGCTACGGGGAGGATCGGCTCCTCGACCACGTCCGCGCGTCGAAGCCGACGAGCGCGGCGGAATCGGTCGGGGCCGTCCGCGAGGCGCTCGCGACGCTCGGAGCGGGCGTGCAGGACGACGTCGCCCTGCTCGCCATGCACGCACCCCGGTAG
- a CDS encoding alpha/beta fold hydrolase, whose protein sequence is MRQVTDVVHRNSVTITGNREGPVVVLAHGFGCDQHLWRLVIPLLEPDFTVVRFDHVGSGRSDATAWDSQRYSRMETYAEDVVDLCRSLDLGPVLFVGHSVSASIGVLAAAAAPEVFSGLVLLAPSPCFIDDPATGYRGGFSADDIDELLESLEANYLGWTESMAPVIMGNPERPELGDELAEIFCRTDPEVARVFARVTFLADNRSDLAAVSVPTLVAQCAHDAIAPREVGAFVHEQIPGSELVTLNATGHCPQLSAPEETAAAIAAFARRSG, encoded by the coding sequence ATGCGACAAGTCACCGATGTGGTGCACAGGAACAGCGTGACGATCACGGGCAACCGAGAGGGCCCGGTGGTCGTCCTCGCGCACGGTTTCGGCTGCGACCAGCACCTGTGGCGACTGGTGATCCCGCTGCTCGAACCCGACTTCACCGTGGTGCGGTTCGACCACGTCGGCTCCGGGCGTTCCGATGCGACCGCCTGGGACTCCCAGCGCTACTCGCGGATGGAGACCTACGCCGAGGACGTCGTGGACCTGTGCCGGAGCCTGGATCTCGGGCCGGTGCTCTTCGTCGGTCACTCGGTGAGCGCGTCGATCGGTGTCCTCGCGGCGGCCGCTGCCCCGGAGGTCTTCTCCGGTCTCGTGCTGCTCGCGCCGTCCCCGTGCTTCATCGACGATCCGGCCACCGGTTACCGAGGTGGGTTCAGCGCCGACGACATCGACGAGCTGCTCGAATCCCTCGAAGCGAACTATCTGGGCTGGACCGAGTCGATGGCGCCGGTCATCATGGGCAATCCCGAGCGGCCGGAGCTCGGCGACGAACTCGCCGAGATCTTCTGCCGCACGGATCCCGAGGTGGCGCGCGTCTTCGCCCGGGTGACCTTCCTCGCCGACAATCGCTCCGATCTGGCCGCGGTGTCGGTGCCCACGCTCGTCGCCCAGTGCGCCCACGATGCGATCGCTCCGCGCGAGGTCGGTGCCTTCGTTCACGAGCAGATCCCCGGGAGCGAACTCGTGACTCTGAACGCGACCGGCCACTGCCCGCAGCTCAGCGCACCCGAAGAGACAGCAGCCGCGATCGCGGCGTTCGCGCGCCGATCGGGGTGA
- the tesB gene encoding acyl-CoA thioesterase II, which translates to MAKIEQILALEQIENDIFRGIATETLLPRTFGGQVAGQALVSAVRTVDPAFGVHSLHGYFLRPGNPTMQIVYLVDRIRDGRSFCTRRVTAVQDGKAIFTMSASFHVRDEGIEHQDTMPRVPAPEELPDPETVVDDATLLWAKKEWAEWDFRFVPRDRMDSSSRMAAQQQLWFKSREILPDDPVFHVCTLAYMSDMTLLGSASVGHDDERTQGASLDHAMWFLRPFRADDWLLYDQTSPSAGLGRALTQGRIFDRNGNMVAAVVQEGLTRYLRES; encoded by the coding sequence ATGGCGAAGATCGAGCAGATCCTGGCGCTCGAACAGATCGAGAACGACATCTTCCGGGGCATAGCGACGGAGACGTTGCTGCCGCGGACGTTCGGTGGTCAGGTGGCCGGTCAGGCGCTCGTGTCGGCGGTCCGCACCGTCGATCCCGCATTCGGGGTCCACTCGCTGCACGGCTACTTCCTCCGCCCGGGGAACCCGACGATGCAGATCGTCTACCTCGTCGACCGGATCCGCGACGGCCGCTCCTTCTGCACCCGGCGCGTGACGGCCGTCCAGGACGGCAAGGCGATCTTCACCATGTCGGCGTCGTTCCACGTGCGCGACGAGGGGATCGAGCATCAGGACACGATGCCGCGGGTGCCGGCGCCGGAGGAACTGCCCGATCCGGAGACCGTGGTCGACGACGCGACCCTGCTGTGGGCGAAGAAGGAATGGGCCGAATGGGACTTCCGATTCGTTCCCCGCGACCGGATGGACTCGTCGAGCAGGATGGCCGCCCAGCAGCAGCTGTGGTTCAAGTCCCGCGAGATCCTCCCCGACGACCCGGTCTTCCACGTGTGCACGCTCGCGTACATGAGCGACATGACGTTGCTCGGCTCGGCGAGCGTCGGCCACGACGACGAACGGACGCAGGGCGCATCCCTGGACCACGCGATGTGGTTCCTGCGACCGTTCCGCGCCGACGACTGGCTGCTCTACGACCAGACGTCACCCTCCGCCGGGCTGGGGCGCGCACTGACCCAGGGGCGGATCTTCGATCGCAACGGCAACATGGTCGCGGCGGTGGTGCAGGAAGGACTCACGCGGTACCTGCGCGAGTCCTGA
- the pdxT gene encoding pyridoxal 5'-phosphate synthase glutaminase subunit PdxT, translating to MTISSPTIGVLALQGDVREHRSALEAAGARTIAVRRERELDEVDGIVLPGGESTTVSRLLRVFDLLEPLRSRLKAGLPAYGSCAGMILLASRVLDTTEDAEHLDALDIVVRRNAFGRQVDSFETDLPLTGLDDGPVRAVFIRAPWVEEVGPDVEVLATVPDGPAAGRVVAVRQGAVIATSFHPEITGDHRVHRFFVETVRSAT from the coding sequence ATGACCATTTCCTCTCCCACGATCGGCGTCCTGGCACTGCAGGGCGACGTCCGCGAACACCGCAGTGCTCTCGAGGCGGCGGGTGCGCGGACGATCGCGGTGCGGCGCGAGCGCGAACTCGACGAGGTCGACGGCATCGTCCTCCCCGGCGGCGAGTCCACGACCGTCAGCCGTCTGTTGCGCGTGTTCGATCTGCTCGAGCCGTTGCGGAGCCGGTTGAAGGCGGGCCTGCCCGCCTACGGTTCGTGCGCCGGCATGATCCTGCTCGCCTCCCGGGTGCTCGACACCACCGAGGACGCCGAACACCTCGACGCCCTCGACATCGTGGTGCGCCGCAACGCGTTCGGCCGTCAGGTCGACTCGTTCGAGACCGACCTGCCGCTGACCGGCCTCGACGACGGGCCCGTGCGTGCGGTGTTCATCCGCGCACCGTGGGTGGAGGAGGTCGGGCCCGACGTCGAGGTCCTGGCCACGGTGCCGGACGGGCCGGCGGCGGGCCGGGTGGTCGCGGTGCGTCAGGGTGCCGTGATCGCGACCTCCTTCCATCCCGAGATCACCGGCGACCATCGCGTGCACCGGTTCTTCGTGGAGACCGTGCGCTCGGCCACCTGA
- a CDS encoding YebC/PmpR family DNA-binding transcriptional regulator, whose product MSGHSKWATTKHKKAVIDAKRGKMFAKLIKNIEVAARTGGGDPAGNPTLFDAIQKAKKNSVPNDNIERARKRGGGEEAGGADWQTITYEGYGPNGVALLIECLTDNRNRAAGEVRTAMTRNGGNMADPGSVAYLFTRKGVVVLEKNGRSEDEILEVVLEAGAEEINDLGDSFEIVSEASDLIAVRTALVDAGIDYDSADPDFRASVEVPVDAEGARKVMKLVDALEDCDDVQNVYTNVDISDDVLAELDA is encoded by the coding sequence ATGAGCGGCCACTCCAAATGGGCCACCACCAAGCACAAGAAGGCGGTCATCGATGCCAAGCGCGGCAAGATGTTCGCGAAGCTCATCAAGAACATCGAGGTGGCGGCTCGGACCGGCGGTGGCGACCCGGCGGGTAACCCGACCCTGTTCGACGCCATCCAGAAGGCGAAGAAGAACTCGGTCCCGAACGACAACATCGAGCGTGCCCGCAAGCGTGGCGGCGGTGAGGAAGCCGGCGGTGCCGACTGGCAGACCATCACCTACGAGGGCTACGGCCCCAACGGTGTCGCGCTGCTCATCGAGTGTCTGACCGACAACCGCAACCGCGCCGCCGGCGAGGTCCGCACGGCGATGACCCGCAACGGCGGCAACATGGCCGATCCGGGTTCGGTCGCCTACCTGTTCACCCGCAAGGGAGTCGTCGTGCTCGAGAAGAACGGCCGCTCCGAGGACGAGATCCTCGAGGTCGTCCTCGAAGCGGGTGCCGAGGAGATCAACGATCTCGGCGACTCCTTCGAGATCGTCTCCGAGGCGTCCGACCTGATCGCCGTGCGTACGGCTCTCGTCGACGCCGGCATCGACTACGACTCGGCCGACCCCGATTTCCGGGCGTCCGTCGAGGTGCCGGTCGACGCCGAGGGTGCACGCAAGGTCATGAAGCTGGTCGACGCGCTCGAGGACTGCGACGACGTGCAGAACGTCTACACGAACGTCGACATCTCCGACGACGTCCTCGCCGAACTCGACGCCTGA
- the ruvC gene encoding crossover junction endodeoxyribonuclease RuvC yields MRVMGVDPGLTRCGLGMVDTGRGRDVIPVAVGVIRTSPELDLEHRLLKVSDSVEEWMDRYKPDVVAIERVFSQHNVRTAMGTAQAGGVVALAAARRSIPVMFHTPSEVKAAVTGSGTADKKQVTTMITRILKLDAAPKPADAADALALAVAHCWRAPLLARLAAAEAAAAQQKKRYEERLREQSAARKAGSR; encoded by the coding sequence GTGCGCGTGATGGGTGTCGACCCCGGTCTGACCCGCTGTGGTCTGGGGATGGTCGACACGGGACGCGGACGCGACGTGATCCCCGTCGCCGTCGGTGTCATCCGCACCTCGCCCGAACTCGACCTCGAGCACCGGCTCCTCAAGGTCTCCGACTCGGTCGAGGAGTGGATGGACCGCTACAAGCCCGACGTCGTGGCGATCGAGCGCGTGTTCTCCCAGCACAACGTACGTACCGCGATGGGCACCGCGCAGGCCGGCGGCGTCGTCGCCCTCGCCGCCGCGCGGCGCTCGATCCCGGTCATGTTCCACACGCCGAGCGAGGTGAAGGCCGCGGTCACCGGCAGTGGCACGGCCGACAAGAAGCAGGTGACCACGATGATCACCCGCATCCTCAAGCTCGACGCCGCGCCGAAGCCCGCCGACGCCGCAGACGCACTCGCACTCGCCGTCGCACACTGTTGGCGGGCCCCGCTGCTCGCCAGACTCGCGGCCGCCGAAGCTGCGGCCGCCCAGCAGAAGAAACGCTACGAGGAGCGGCTGCGCGAACAGTCGGCCGCACGGAAGGCAGGTAGCCGGTGA
- the ruvA gene encoding Holliday junction branch migration protein RuvA: protein MIASVHGEVLDIALDHVVIEAGGIGYRINTTPATLAGLRRGEQARLATAMIVREDSMTLYGFVDAEARELFGLLQTVSGVGPRLAMATLAVLEPDALRAALADGNTSALTRVPGIGKRGAERMIVELRDKVAAFGATGSSPVAAGASPLRDQIVEALVGLGFTPRQAEPAADKVLTEDPGADVSTALRSALKLLGRSR, encoded by the coding sequence GTGATCGCCTCGGTACACGGCGAGGTACTCGACATAGCCCTCGACCACGTGGTGATCGAGGCGGGTGGGATCGGCTATCGGATCAACACCACACCCGCCACCCTCGCGGGTCTCCGGCGCGGCGAGCAGGCCAGGCTCGCCACCGCGATGATCGTCCGCGAGGACTCCATGACGCTGTACGGCTTCGTCGACGCGGAGGCGCGCGAACTGTTCGGCCTGCTGCAGACGGTCAGCGGCGTCGGTCCCCGGCTCGCCATGGCCACGCTCGCCGTCCTCGAACCCGATGCTCTGCGTGCGGCTCTCGCCGACGGCAACACCTCGGCCCTGACGCGGGTGCCCGGGATCGGCAAGCGTGGGGCCGAACGCATGATCGTCGAACTGCGCGACAAGGTCGCGGCCTTCGGCGCCACGGGTTCGTCGCCCGTCGCGGCCGGTGCTTCGCCGCTGCGCGACCAGATCGTCGAGGCGCTGGTGGGTCTCGGATTCACGCCGCGTCAGGCCGAGCCGGCCGCCGACAAGGTCCTCACCGAGGACCCGGGCGCCGACGTCTCGACGGCACTGCGCTCGGCGCTCAAGCTGCTGGGCAGGTCGCGGTGA